TCCTTTACTGTCGTCAGCCGGCGGAATCAAACGAAAACAATGCAATTAAAACAGCTATTCACGGACGATGACGCCGTCTCCCCGGTTATCGGCGTCATCCTCATGGTCGCGATTACGGTCATTCTGGCCGCAGTGATCGGGGCGTTCGTCCTCGACATCGGCGGCAGTCAGGAAGCAGCACCGCAAGCAAGCTACAATTGGGATATTGACACCAGCGACGATAGTCTTGACCTCGGACACGACGGTGGAGATGACATCAGTTACAGTTCCATCGAAATAGAGACCTCCGGTACCTCTGAAACGCCCTTCTCTGGTAGTGGCACCTTCAGTGCTGGTAACAAGGTGGATGCTGCCACTGGCATTACGAGCGGTGAAACGGCTAGTTTGGTTTGGGAAGCTTCCAGCGGAGATTCCAGCCAAATCCTCAGTGATTACGAGAGATCATAAACATGGATCTCAAGCAGCTATTCGCGGACGATGACGCCGTGTCACCGGTTATCGGCGTCATCCTCATGGTCGCGATTACGGTCATTCTGGCCGCCGTGATCGGAGCATTCGTCCTCGACATCGGCGGCAGTCAGGAAGCAACACCCCAAGCTAGCTGGTCGTATAGCTACGACGACGGTGGTAATGGTTGGGACGACAGCTCTGGAACTCCTGACGACTCATTCACCGTCTCCCATGAGGGTGGCGACGATATCGATGCCAGTTCGCTAACCTTCCAGTATGATGGCAGCGCTATCGCTGATACAGATCTAGAATGGTCTTCTGGTAGCGCACCCTCTGGTACGATATCTTCGGGATGGTCTGCGACAGTCGAAGAGGACGGCACTAACGACGTGATTTCCTCCTCGGGTGGATCTGTATCAGTCGTCTGGGAGTCTTCCTCGGGCGACTCTAGTCAGGTCCTCACCGAAGGAGAGATCCCGTAAGTAAGTCTCCTCTCAAACGATTACCTTTGTATTGATTTCACATACTATTTTTATTTGATTTTTTAGTGTGAAAACGCAATAAAGCCTATTGGTTAATACCCTTACAGCACGTTTGAGGCGAACCCGCTGGCGCGGTTGAGCTTGCGCTGTCGTGCGTCGGTGAGCTTCAGGCTGGTGCGCTTGGTTATACTAAGTAGGAGTGTATGCACTGGGGGTTGATTTGCATCGCTCGCGACCGAGCGACCGGCTGGTCTTTTAAGAAGGGGGGGCCGAGGAACCGGCGTGATCATGGCGCCGGCCGACCCGATCGGGGCCGAGTCTATGCACCCCAGCCTACGTCCACGGCGCGGGAGGTGCATACCTCGCGGATCGGCGTTACTTTTGCATCCGAACCACGGGGTCGGATCTGAGGACCGCCTTCCAGGCGTCTCATGCTGAAAGTTCCTCGACCTCGGGCACGGTGTCGCCGTCGACTGCGCGCACGAGGTAGGCGCCGTCGTCGACGCGCTGGATATACCTCTCTTGGTCCTCGGGGATCTCGCCGTCACCGGTTACGATGCCGTCGAGACGCAACTCATCTTTATCGAGCGAAACCACCGGCGTTCCGTCGCGGTCGCAGAGTTTTCTGAACATCGCCAGAACGGGCGGCTATCCGATCGCATTTAGTCGTTGCCCCTGTGGCCACGGCGTGGCTACGCGATGGCCAAAATCCAGAGTTTGACATTAGAGCGGATTGCCGCACGGAGTTGTGCCTACCGGAGAACATGGTTCCCGCCGGTGTTGGACTCGCCGGGACTGAGCGAACCCGAAGGGTTCGCAAGGGTCGGCGAGTCCATTGACTGAACGGAGCGAAGCGGAGTGAAGGAAATGGACTCGCCGGGATTTGAACCCGGGGCCTACACCTTGCGAAGGTGTCGATCTGCCACTGATCTACGAGCCCGCAGCAACAGAATGTAACTCGGGATGGCTATTTCAGGCTTGCGTTTCGGCGAACGAGCGCGACTCGTTCCCACGGCTCAGTACTCGGGCATCGGCGGGGCGTCCGGCTCAGGCTCGGCGGGCCGCAGCAGGTTTGCCTGGCCGGCCAGCAGGCCGAGCAGGAAGCCGAAGAAGTGCGCGGCCAGCGCGACGCCGGGCGCGGCCGTCGCGAGCGTCACGAGCGTCGCGGCGACGAGAAACAGCAGGAGCTGCCAGCGCGGGTCGAGGCCGATCCGATCGAGGAGGC
This is a stretch of genomic DNA from Natronoarchaeum mannanilyticum. It encodes these proteins:
- a CDS encoding type IV pilin N-terminal domain-containing protein, with product MQLKQLFTDDDAVSPVIGVILMVAITVILAAVIGAFVLDIGGSQEAAPQASYNWDIDTSDDSLDLGHDGGDDISYSSIEIETSGTSETPFSGSGTFSAGNKVDAATGITSGETASLVWEASSGDSSQILSDYERS
- a CDS encoding type IV pilin N-terminal domain-containing protein, with amino-acid sequence MDLKQLFADDDAVSPVIGVILMVAITVILAAVIGAFVLDIGGSQEATPQASWSYSYDDGGNGWDDSSGTPDDSFTVSHEGGDDIDASSLTFQYDGSAIADTDLEWSSGSAPSGTISSGWSATVEEDGTNDVISSSGGSVSVVWESSSGDSSQVLTEGEIP